From Brassica oleracea var. oleracea cultivar TO1000 chromosome C3, BOL, whole genome shotgun sequence, a single genomic window includes:
- the LOC106334206 gene encoding probable polyamine transporter At3g13620, producing the protein METTETSRVSHELPVTTTDSSGSTAKKLTLVPLIFLIYFEVAGGPFGEEPAVQAAGPLLAILGFLIFPFIWSVPEALITAELSTAFPGNGGFVIWAHRAFGAFVGSMMGSLKYLSGVINVASFPVLCVTYLEKLFPVLESGWPRNVCIFASTVVLSFLNYTGLAIVGYAAVVLGLVSLSPFLVMSAMAIPKIQPHRWGSLGDKQKDWNLYFNTLFWNLNFWDNVSTLAGEVDNPQKTFPLALLVAVIFTCVAYLIPLLAVTGAVSVDQSRWETGFHAEAAEMIAGTWLKIWIEIGAVLSSIGLFEAQLSSSAYQLEGMAELGFLPKFFGVRSKWFNTPWVGILLSALMSLGLSYMDFTDIISSANFLYTLGMYLEFASFLWLRKKLPELKRPYRVPLNIPGLVIMCLVPSAFLMLIIVFATKIVYLICGLMTVGSVGWYFLINYFREKKIFEFNQDVDHLDYVNEEQRPKHEEDHDS; encoded by the exons GTGAGCCACGAGCTCCCAGTAACAACCACCGATTCAAGCGGATCAACCGCAAAGAAACTGACTTTGGTCCCTTTGATTTTCCTTATTTACTTCGAAGTCGCAGGTGGGCCGTTTGGAGAAGAACCGGCGGTTCAAGCGGCTGGACCGCTTCTAGCGATTCTTGGTTTCCTCATCTTCCCTTTCATATGGAGTGTCCCTGAAGCCCTGATTACCGCAGAACTCTCCACCGCATTTCCAG GCAACGGAGGGTTTGTGATATGGGCGCATCGAGCTTTTGGCGCATTCGTAGGCTCAATGATGGGCTCGTTGAAGTACCTGAGTGGTGTGATCAACGTCGCTTCGTTCCCTGTCCTCTGTGTGACTTACTTGGAGAAGCTATTCCCTGTTCTTGAATCAGGATGGCCACGAAACGTCTGCATATTCGCATCAACGGTGGTATTATCTTTCCTAAACTACACTGGCCTAGCCATTGTCGGTTACGCAGCCGTTGTTCTCGGCTTGGTGTCTCTCTCGCCTTTCCTCGTCATGTCGGCAATGGCAATCCCTAAAATCCAACCTCACCGCTGGGGTAGCTTGGGAGACAAGCAAAAGGATTGGAATCTCTACTTCAACACGCTCTTCTGGAACTTGAACTTCTGGGACAATGTCAGCACTCTTGCAGGGGAAGTTGATAACCCTCAGAAGACGTTTCCCTTGGCGCTTCTTGTCGCTGTGATCTTTACTTGTGTAGCTTACTTGATCCCTCTTTTGGCTGTTACGGGTGCTGTCTCGGTGGACCAGAGCAGATGGGAAACAGGGTTTCACGCAGAAGCAGCTGAGATGATAGCAGGAACGTGGTTGAAGATTTGGATTGAGATTGGCGCTGTCTTATCAAGTATAGGACTCTTTGAAGCTCAGTTAAGCAGTAGTGCTTATCAGCTGGAGGGTATGGCGGAGCTAGGGTTCTTGCCTAAGTTCTTTGGGGTAAGATCTAAATGGTTCAACACTCCTTGGGTTGGGATTCTACTCTCAGCTCTCATGTCCCTCGGATTGTCCTACATGGACTTCACTGACATCATCTCCTCGGCTAACTTCTTGTACACGTTAGGGATGTACCTTGAGTTTGCGTCTTTCCTTTGGTTAAGAAAGAAGCTACCTGAGCTAAAGAGACCTTACCGTGTCCCACTGAATATACCAGGATTAGTGATTATGTGCTTGGTACCTTCAGCGTTTCTGATGTTGATCATTGTGTTTGCTACTAAGATTGTGTACCTCATTTGCGGTTTAATGACCGTAGGATCAGTTGGTTGGTACTTCTTGATCAATTACTTCAGGGAGAAGAAGATCTTTGAATTCAACCAAGATGTTGATCATCTTGATTATGTTAATGAAGAACAACGTCCGAAACATGAAGAAGATCATGACTCATGA